The stretch of DNA ATTACGCTTTTGAATCCGTCATCTCAGCAGACACAGGCCGGTTGTTTCCGTGATACTTCCGGATTGGATCCTGCAGAAGTAAAGTCCGGCTGAAACAGGCTCCCCGTTCTGTCTTCTTCCATCCCACTGTACAGAATGTTCTCCAGCCATAAGCTCTGAACTTTCAAGGGTAGAAACCATTCTGCCAGAAAGGTCATACATTTCAATTAACGTGTATCCCGGTTCGGAAAGCTCGAATGTAATAAATGCTGAAGAGTAGAAAGGATTCGGGCTAGCGCAAAGACCAAGGCGGTGGGAAGGCTCCAGGGTGATCCCTGTCCCGGTAACGGTGAAGCTAATTGTGTCTGCGGCAACAGGAATACCTTCGTCGAAGGATGTTACTATCAGCTCGTTCGATCCCACATCTGCATACAGATCGTCCAGGTAGGTGTATTTCAGACCGGTGCCAAAGGCATAGAGATTCCAGTCCATTCCAGCTATGTAAACAACACCGTCTGTGATGGCTGGGCTGGAGAAGATCAAATTCGAGCTGATTGTGTACGACCAGATCTCTTCCCCGGTATCACAGTCCAGCGCGATGACTTCGGCATTATCCGGATAATTGAGCAGTTCGCCGTAGAAAACGATACCATCAGCGATGCCGGAAGAACCGTGCTGCTCTCCTGGTACCGACCAGATTGTGCTACCGGTGGATGCATCAAGACAGTGATAGCCTCCGAAACCAAAGTATAGTTTGCCATCGTGATATGCAGGAGTAGGATTAAAGCTCGAACCAGGGTACATTTCATTCTCCCATACAGTAACCCCAGTCAATGCATCAATTGCAAGCATACTTCCCCAGTTACCACCGATATAGATCACACTATCAACAACCACCGGAGATGAATCCCAGTAGCCTGTATATGAGTCGGTATTTTCCCAGATGATCGAGCCTGTATTGGCATCTAAGGCATACAAAGG from Candidatus Aegiribacteria sp. encodes:
- a CDS encoding PQQ-binding-like beta-propeller repeat protein; the protein is YVQYSLNGQPVIQIPRLNTDWYTYMQNDLHHGFSESPAPTDNTILWTALVTGDTHEFPTPVIVDGIVYYPSNDGTDSLYALDAATGELIWKYWVGYSDDAVTVNNGYLYIASDSLWCLDANTGEKIWATDAADGGGSTPAVVDGRVYCGRRDWSLVISYIYCFDAANGVEIWTETLSGLMVSCMTVWNGFVFIPTFHNNSETPLYALDANTGSIIWENTDSYTGYWDSSPVVVDSVIYIGGNWGSMLAIDALTGVTVWENEMYPGSSFNPTPAYHDGKLYFGFGGYHCLDASTGSTIWSVPGEQHGSSGIADGIVFYGELLNYPDNAEVIALDCDTGEEIWSYTISSNLIFSSPAITDGVVYIAGMDWNLYAFGTGLKYTYLDDLYADVGSNELIVTSFDEGIPVAADTISFTVTGTGITLEPSHRLGLCASPNPFYSSAFITFELSEPGYTLIEMYDLSGRMVSTLESSELMAGEHSVQWDGRRQNGEPVSAGLYFCRIQSGSITETTGLCLLR